Proteins encoded by one window of Tunturibacter psychrotolerans:
- a CDS encoding DUF971 domain-containing protein encodes MGTAEGERAMSHEGIRIVTAEQARREDAEHEEMPTSSVTPKKVRVKKTEGTGVEIEWHDGHKSVWNFVWLRNACPCATCHEDREKAGRLPGEARAQDQTLLKMYQAPVKPLEVTPVGKYALRFKWNDGHESGIYSWEYLRRVCRCDICVTK; translated from the coding sequence ATGGGAACCGCAGAGGGAGAACGCGCTATGAGTCATGAGGGAATTCGTATTGTCACCGCGGAGCAGGCGCGCCGCGAAGACGCGGAGCACGAAGAGATGCCGACAAGCTCTGTAACTCCGAAGAAGGTACGGGTAAAGAAGACCGAGGGAACTGGCGTCGAGATCGAGTGGCATGACGGGCACAAAAGCGTGTGGAACTTCGTGTGGTTGCGAAATGCGTGTCCTTGCGCTACATGCCACGAGGATCGAGAGAAAGCGGGCAGGCTACCGGGAGAAGCGAGGGCACAAGACCAGACTTTGCTGAAGATGTATCAGGCCCCAGTGAAACCGTTGGAGGTGACGCCGGTAGGCAAGTACGCGCTACGGTTCAAGTGGAACGATGGACACGAAAGTGGAATCTACTCCTGGGAGTATCTCCGGCGGGTGTGTCGTTGCGACATCTGCGTGACGAAGTAA
- a CDS encoding TIGR00730 family Rossman fold protein: MIRNVAVFCASSNGLHSDYRTAAENLGHALAIRNIGVIYGGANVGLMQAVAQAALIADGRVIGVIPEVLVDLEVAHHGITELHVTSTMHTRKALIGEKADAFIALPGGFGTFEELFEVLAWHTLKLHAKPILLLNTHGFYDKLLAFLDHCVEEGMLKPKNRELLLVADTVDEALAMLNLDDRRASAAGSHN, translated from the coding sequence ATGATTCGCAACGTCGCAGTCTTCTGTGCGTCCTCCAATGGGCTTCATTCTGACTATCGAACCGCCGCCGAGAATCTGGGTCACGCTCTCGCCATCCGCAATATCGGCGTGATTTATGGAGGCGCCAATGTTGGTCTAATGCAGGCCGTCGCCCAGGCGGCCTTAATAGCTGACGGCAGAGTGATAGGCGTCATTCCTGAGGTTCTGGTAGATCTCGAAGTGGCACATCACGGCATCACCGAACTTCACGTCACGAGCACCATGCACACGCGCAAGGCACTTATCGGAGAAAAAGCCGACGCGTTCATCGCATTGCCGGGAGGCTTCGGCACATTCGAGGAACTCTTCGAAGTCCTCGCTTGGCACACCCTCAAGCTACACGCGAAGCCCATTCTCTTGCTGAATACGCATGGTTTCTACGACAAGCTTCTCGCTTTCCTTGACCACTGCGTAGAAGAAGGAATGCTCAAGCCGAAGAACCGCGAGCTCCTTCTCGTCGCAGATACAGTTGATGAGGCGCTTGCAATGTTGAACTTGGACGACCGACGAGCTTCTGCGGCAGGATCGCACAATTGA
- a CDS encoding ATP-dependent helicase → MNPQQQEGIRSVDGPVLLLAGAGSGKTRVITHRIAYLIQERGVPADAILAVTFTNKAAKEMAERVDKILGHSSLTKPVLATFHSFCVRVLRRDIEALRTGGVGLTKTFAIYDETDQQAVVKQALKRLAIDDKSLKPRVALGRISWAKNHMIDPQEYFLASTNPMEEKIAHIFEIYRKELFKANALDFDDLLLETVRLLKSSGETRERYNRRYKYLLIDEYQDTNRPQYELMKLLAGPDANVCVVGDEDQSIYSWRGADIKNILEFEKDFPDTKTIRLEQNYRSTQIILEGAGAVVAQNTQRKGKNLFTTREGGSLIGYYEAPDGENEALFIADRIQRYLREAGGQADLPRCAVLYRTNSQSRLVEEALRRYQIQYHMVGGFSFYDRAEVKDILSYLKLVQNVHDSVALGRVVNSPPRGIGKTTMETLERMALSSSMSTWNAMGRALEDKLLPPRALQALGSFRRLIEDARAMLGTGFAEKLAGDLAPYDSTSLLSETEGDAEADVSFGFGEANSEPEPEDATSNASFDTSFNFGFDFGPSEEISTIAAENSSDSDAAHGIDSANFNPFAPVVLKRSADITNERAAEIKMEDEKPAFRRPGDAATLPELIKFLNDRSGYIRALEEEATPESFSRIENLKELANAAQDAQERGETLHEFLDHAALVSDADSYSEEAKVTLMTLHAAKGLEFPLVFLSGMEEGLFPHSRTLSDPTGLEEERRLCYVGMTRAMDTLIMTRARYRRRYGSDMPESSIASRFLEEVPSRLVEDLGSPPARPQFSGSDYGSAYGGAYATPYPKANRFGRPSGEENARHYSYEDEDQSGDRVQTRPSGLPGVNNRAGYGSKTAAPGQSMDNIASFFAARGQKVSRPKLEVQEQTGKTGLRQGSRVRHPKYGEGTVFRREGDGDDAKITVQFQQHGVKKLVEKFAQLERL, encoded by the coding sequence ATGAATCCTCAGCAGCAAGAGGGAATCCGGTCAGTGGATGGACCTGTGCTTTTGCTGGCAGGAGCGGGATCTGGTAAGACGCGTGTTATTACGCATCGCATCGCTTACCTCATTCAGGAACGTGGCGTGCCGGCTGATGCGATTCTGGCTGTGACCTTCACGAATAAGGCTGCCAAAGAGATGGCAGAACGGGTGGATAAGATTCTGGGCCACAGTAGTCTTACGAAACCGGTGCTAGCCACGTTTCACAGCTTCTGTGTTCGAGTGTTGCGACGAGACATAGAAGCGCTCCGTACGGGAGGCGTTGGTCTGACCAAAACCTTCGCGATCTACGATGAGACGGATCAGCAGGCCGTGGTGAAACAGGCGCTAAAGCGTCTCGCAATTGATGACAAATCTCTGAAGCCGAGAGTGGCGCTTGGACGAATCTCTTGGGCGAAGAACCACATGATTGACCCGCAAGAGTATTTTCTTGCGAGCACCAACCCTATGGAAGAGAAGATCGCCCATATCTTCGAGATCTATAGGAAGGAGCTTTTTAAAGCGAATGCCTTGGACTTCGACGATCTACTTCTGGAGACTGTTCGCCTGCTGAAGTCATCCGGAGAGACCAGAGAAAGATACAACCGACGCTACAAATATCTTTTGATCGACGAGTATCAAGATACGAACCGGCCTCAATATGAGCTGATGAAGCTGTTGGCCGGTCCTGACGCAAACGTCTGCGTTGTAGGCGACGAGGATCAGTCGATCTACAGCTGGCGCGGCGCAGACATCAAAAACATACTGGAGTTTGAGAAGGACTTTCCCGACACAAAGACAATCCGGCTCGAGCAGAACTATCGTTCAACACAGATCATCCTGGAAGGCGCGGGCGCAGTCGTAGCGCAGAATACGCAGCGCAAAGGTAAAAATCTGTTCACCACCCGAGAGGGAGGCAGCCTGATCGGCTACTACGAAGCTCCTGATGGCGAAAATGAAGCGCTGTTTATTGCTGATCGAATCCAGCGCTATCTAAGGGAAGCTGGTGGACAGGCGGATCTGCCGAGATGTGCAGTGCTGTACCGAACGAACTCTCAGTCGCGCCTCGTTGAAGAGGCGTTGCGTCGCTATCAAATTCAGTACCACATGGTGGGCGGATTCAGTTTTTATGATCGCGCTGAGGTGAAAGACATTCTGAGCTACCTGAAACTGGTGCAGAATGTGCACGACTCAGTGGCACTGGGAAGAGTGGTGAACTCTCCGCCGCGCGGAATCGGCAAAACGACGATGGAGACGTTGGAGCGAATGGCCCTGTCGAGCAGTATGAGCACTTGGAATGCGATGGGGCGCGCCTTGGAAGACAAGCTATTACCTCCGCGAGCATTGCAGGCGTTGGGTAGTTTCAGACGGCTGATTGAGGATGCAAGGGCAATGTTGGGAACCGGGTTTGCAGAGAAGCTTGCTGGCGATCTCGCTCCGTACGACAGCACCTCCCTGCTCTCCGAAACAGAGGGAGATGCCGAAGCAGATGTTTCTTTTGGTTTTGGGGAGGCTAACTCAGAACCAGAACCCGAGGACGCGACTTCAAATGCTTCTTTCGATACAAGCTTCAACTTTGGGTTCGACTTTGGCCCGAGCGAAGAGATCTCGACGATCGCAGCGGAAAACTCTTCCGACTCGGATGCTGCCCATGGAATCGATTCAGCTAATTTCAATCCGTTTGCTCCAGTGGTCCTCAAAAGATCCGCAGATATAACGAATGAGAGGGCTGCGGAGATCAAAATGGAAGACGAGAAGCCAGCGTTTCGCAGACCGGGGGATGCAGCCACGCTGCCGGAACTCATCAAATTCCTGAACGATCGAAGTGGATACATTCGAGCGCTCGAAGAAGAGGCTACCCCCGAGTCCTTCTCGCGAATCGAGAACTTGAAGGAACTTGCAAACGCGGCGCAGGATGCACAGGAGCGCGGCGAAACACTGCATGAGTTTTTGGACCACGCAGCGCTGGTCAGCGATGCAGACAGTTACAGCGAAGAGGCCAAGGTAACGCTCATGACTTTACACGCAGCTAAGGGTCTAGAGTTTCCACTCGTTTTTTTATCTGGTATGGAAGAGGGGCTATTTCCACACTCTCGAACGCTGAGTGATCCTACTGGACTCGAAGAAGAACGCCGCCTCTGCTATGTCGGAATGACAAGGGCGATGGATACGCTGATCATGACACGCGCAAGATATCGACGACGATACGGAAGCGATATGCCGGAATCGAGCATTGCTTCGCGGTTTTTGGAAGAGGTCCCAAGCCGACTTGTGGAGGATTTAGGAAGTCCACCTGCACGGCCACAGTTTTCGGGATCCGATTATGGTTCAGCTTACGGCGGGGCATACGCGACTCCCTATCCCAAGGCGAACAGGTTCGGCCGTCCTAGCGGCGAAGAGAACGCGCGGCATTACAGTTATGAAGATGAGGACCAAAGCGGTGACCGAGTCCAGACGCGGCCGTCTGGGCTTCCTGGAGTGAACAATCGCGCTGGATATGGTTCCAAGACCGCGGCACCAGGACAGTCGATGGACAACATTGCCAGCTTCTTCGCTGCACGGGGACAGAAGGTCTCGCGTCCGAAGTTGGAGGTCCAAGAGCAGACCGGGAAGACTGGATTGAGGCAGGGTTCGCGAGTCAGGCATCCCAAATATGGTGAAGGAACTGTGTTTCGTCGCGAAGGCGATGGGGATGACGCGAAGATTACAGTACAATTTCAACAGCACGGCGTAAAGAAGCTTGTGGAGAAGTTTGCCCAGCTGGAGCGCCTCTAG